One part of the Streptomyces ferrugineus genome encodes these proteins:
- a CDS encoding bifunctional RNase H/acid phosphatase translates to MREFIVEADGGSRGNPGPAGYGAVVIDAATGQTLAEAAEYIGVATNNVAEYRGLLAGLRAAHELDPSATVHVRMDSKLVIEQMTGRWRIKHPDMKPLAAQAARVFPALQVTYEWIPREQNKHADRLANEAMDAGKRGEQWSAAASTAELAAADAKAESAAADAKAEADVRAARTVATPSTGWGAADMGAPATFVLLRHGETPLTPEKRFSGSGGTDPSLSDIGREQAERVGAALARRGTIQAVVASPLARTRETAGIVAARLGLDVAIDDGLRETDFGAWEGLTFGEVRERYPDDLDTWLADPEARPTGDGESFVATATRIAATRDKLIAAYAGRTVLLVTHVTPIKTFVRLALGAPPESLFRMELSAASLSAVAYYADGNASVRLLNDTSHLR, encoded by the coding sequence GTGCGGGAGTTCATCGTCGAGGCCGACGGCGGGTCACGGGGCAACCCGGGCCCCGCGGGCTACGGTGCGGTCGTCATCGACGCGGCCACGGGGCAGACGCTGGCCGAGGCGGCCGAGTACATCGGCGTCGCCACGAACAACGTCGCCGAGTACCGCGGCCTGCTGGCGGGCCTGCGCGCCGCGCACGAACTCGACCCGTCCGCCACGGTCCACGTCCGCATGGACTCCAAGCTGGTCATCGAGCAGATGACGGGCCGCTGGAGGATCAAGCACCCCGACATGAAGCCACTGGCGGCGCAGGCGGCACGGGTCTTCCCGGCGCTTCAGGTGACGTACGAGTGGATCCCCCGCGAGCAGAACAAGCACGCGGACCGGCTGGCCAACGAGGCGATGGACGCCGGCAAGCGGGGCGAGCAGTGGTCGGCGGCGGCCTCCACGGCGGAGTTGGCGGCGGCCGACGCGAAGGCCGAGTCGGCGGCGGCCGACGCGAAGGCCGAGGCCGATGTCCGAGCCGCGCGCACCGTGGCCACGCCCTCGACCGGCTGGGGCGCCGCCGACATGGGGGCGCCGGCCACCTTCGTCCTGCTGCGGCACGGGGAGACGCCCCTCACCCCCGAGAAGCGCTTCTCCGGCAGCGGCGGTACGGATCCCTCCCTCTCCGACATCGGCCGCGAGCAGGCCGAGCGGGTCGGCGCCGCCCTCGCCCGGCGCGGCACCATCCAGGCCGTCGTGGCCTCGCCGCTCGCCCGTACCCGGGAGACCGCCGGCATCGTCGCCGCCCGCCTCGGCCTGGACGTGGCCATCGACGACGGCCTGCGCGAGACCGACTTCGGCGCCTGGGAGGGCCTCACCTTCGGCGAGGTCCGCGAGCGCTACCCCGACGACCTCGACACCTGGCTCGCCGACCCCGAGGCCCGCCCCACCGGCGACGGCGAGAGCTTCGTCGCCACCGCCACCCGTATCGCGGCCACCCGCGACAAGCTGATCGCGGCGTACGCGGGCCGCACGGTCCTCCTCGTCACCCACGTCACCCCGATCAAGACGTTCGTACGCCTCGCCCTGGGCGCCCCGCCCGAGTCCCTGTTCCGCATGGAACTCTCGGCGGCCTCCCTCTCGGCGGTGGCGTACTACGCCGACGGCAACGCGAGCGTACGGCTCCTCAACGACACGTCACACCTGCGCTGA